In Marinobacter sp. LQ44, the following are encoded in one genomic region:
- a CDS encoding winged helix-turn-helix transcriptional regulator: MADLDRIDLSIIRELQKNGRITVTDLASRVGLSKTPCQIRMRRLEEQGYITGYSAMVNQTKLGLSHVAFAQVTLSDTSSKALAAFNTAVRQISAVEQCHMMAANFDYLLKVRTKNMAEYRQVLGEQISSLPHVLQTSTFVVMESVKDRGL; encoded by the coding sequence ATGGCGGATCTCGACAGGATTGACCTCTCGATCATCCGGGAACTACAGAAGAACGGCCGCATAACCGTGACAGACCTTGCCTCCCGGGTAGGCCTCTCCAAGACCCCTTGCCAGATCCGTATGCGGCGACTGGAGGAGCAGGGCTACATCACCGGGTACAGCGCCATGGTGAACCAGACCAAGCTTGGCTTGTCGCACGTAGCTTTTGCCCAGGTCACCCTGAGTGACACCAGCAGCAAGGCGCTGGCGGCGTTCAACACGGCGGTTCGGCAAATCTCTGCAGTTGAGCAATGCCATATGATGGCTGCCAACTTCGACTACCTTCTTAAAGTCAGAACCAAAAACATGGCCGAGTACCGGCAAGTGCTTGGCGAACAGATCTCCAGCCTGCCCCATGTGCTGCAGACCAGCACTTTTGTAGTAATGGAAAGCGTTAAAGACCGCGGCCTGTGA